ccTCCTATTGATACAGCCTTAATACTGCTAAACCTTGTTACTTAGACATCACCTTCGCCACCTGGCCCTCTTTGCTGCAGTGAGGACAGCAGGCTGACTGGGAATGCGGGCTGGGGAGCCGCTGactggtttgaatcctggttcccTCTCTTActggctctgtggccttgggcaagttacttaagcttTATGCATTCCGGTTTCCTTGgtaaaaatggagataacagaCCTACCTTGTAAAGTCAGTCTGAGGACTGTGTTAATATATACATCAAGTCCTTAGAAAGATGGTTGGATGTGGGAAGCACTATAGAAGTGTTCATTTGTAGTGTcacctccctgtctccctcccagcttccttttcctccatGGTGGGCTATGTATTTCACATCTTCATTCTGCTTATCCTTTGCCTCTTCCCTTTAGAAGGTTAGCTGCATGAGAGCAAGAATTCCGTTTGTCTTGTtcacctagaatagtgcctggcccacagcaggtgccaaacaaatgtttgttgagtgaatgaatggatccTTATAACCATGAGGCAGATAGTGTGATGCCCATtatgcagatggggaaactggggGCTTAGTGAGGTTAAGTGATTCACCAAGGCCACATAGTCCATAAGGGAGGGGACCAGATTCTGAGCCTCAGAAACCATGTTGCTCATTAGTCTCATGGAAGGCTTCTCTGACTTTCTGGTGTTTGGAAGGGCTCTAGAAGCCAGCTTGGCCTCCCAGGCTTCACCTTACCACTCTTTCCTGGCTCTTTCTGCAGGGTCAGCAGTCCTCAGGCGAGGACATGGAGATCTCGGATGATGAGATGCCCTCAGCCCCCATCACCAGCGCCGACTGCCCCAAACCCATGGTGGTGACCCCAGGGGCAGCGGCCGTGGCAGCCCCCTCTGTGCTGGCTCCAACCCtgccgctgcccccgccccctggcttcccaccactgcccccacccccgccaccacccccaccacagcCAGGCTTCCCCATGCCCCCACctctgccaccacccccacccccaccacccccagcccacccagcTGTGACAGTGCCCCCCCCTCCACTCCCAGCGCCCCCGCctggtgtcccacccccacccatcctGCCACCGCTGCCACCCTTCCCCCCAGGGCTGTTTCCCGTGATGCAGGTGGACATGAGCCACGTGCTGGGTGGCCAGTGGGGCGGCATGCCCATGTCCTTCCAGATGCAAACGCAGATGCTGAGCCGTCTGATGACTGGCCAGGGCGCTTGCCCCTACCCACCCTTTGTGGCTGCTGCGGCAGCGGCAGCCTCAGCTGGGCTGCAGTTTGTCAACCTACCGCCCTACCGGGGCCCGTTCTCCCTGAGCAACAGCGGACCAGGCCGCGGGCAGCCCTGGCCACCCCTCCCCAAGTTTGACCCATCAGTGCCGCCACCAGGCTATGTGCCACGCCAGGAGGACCCACACAAGGCCACTGTAGATGGCGTCTTGCTGGTGGTGCTCAAAGAGCTCAAGGCCATCATGAAGCGTGACCTGAACCGCAAGATGGTGGAGGTAGTGGCCTTCCGGGCCTTCGACGAGTGGTGGGACAAGAAAGAGCGGATGGCCAAGGTAGGCCGTGGGTGCATGGGGTTCCCCAGGTGGGCAGCAAGCACTCTCTTTCCTCCCGAGACATGTTATCAGAGTCACTGCTCCAATAGGATAGCATGGGTGTTATTTTGTGATGACATGGATGCATAGTTTCTGCATTTAGCTTGTGTGTGAGTGAGGAAGTTGAGGTTCAGTGAGGCAGAGAGGGGTGCAGGGAATGTCTGGAGCAGTGGGCACCAAGTGCAGCCAGTTTTATGGGAAGGAAGTATCAGTTACTATGTGGCTGTCACTTTTGGGGGAGGGTAGGCCTCTCAGAAAGGGCCACCCGACAGGAGTCACTGGCAGCACCATAACCAGGGTGACAGTCTCCTCCTCTCTGGCACTGCAGGCCTCACTGACCCCGGTGAAGTCAGGCGAGCACAAGGATGAGGACAGGCCAAAGCCCAAGGACCGCATCGCCTCATGCCTGCTGGAGTCGTGGGGCAAGGGTGAGGGCCTGGGCTATGAAGGCCTTGGCCTGGGCATAGGGCTACGTGGGGCCATCCGCCTGCCCTCCTTCAAGGTCAAAAGGAAAGAGCCACCAGACACAGCCTCTGCTGGTGACCAGAAGCGCCTGCGGCCCTCAACCTCTGTGGATGAGGAAGATGAAGGTAGGTACCCtccccccccgctgcccccggtACGGGGGAGTCTCCTCCGGCGTTTCCTCCACCTGGCTCGGACACCCTTCTCTCCTGCAGAGTCAGAGCGTGAACGGGACCGGGACATGGCGGACGCCCCTTGCGAGCTCACCAAGCGGGACCCCAAGGGAGTGGGCGTGCGGCGAAGGCCAGCCCGGCCGCTGGAGCTGGacagtggtggggaggaggacgAGAAGGAGTCACTGTCAGTGTCCTCATCGTCATCAGCATCCTCGTCCTCGGGTTCCTCCACGACCTCACCCTCGTCCTCTGCCTCCGACAAGGAGGAGCGGGAAAGcactgaggaggaagaggagggggaggaggaagaggaagaggaggaggaggaagaggaggaggaggagggccccaGAAGCCAGGTCTCCTCCTCCTCAACCTCATCTACGTCAGATAAGGTACATTCGGGTTGGGGAGGCCTGGGGTGATGGGCCAGGTGAGGGGGCCCCTTTGGCTCATCCTGGCCTCCCATCCTTCTCCCCCAGGATGACGATGACGATGACGATGAAGATAGTGAGGACCAGGATGAGTCTGAGAATGACGATGAGGACGTAGCCCTGTCGGAGGCGAGTGAGAAGGAAGAAGTGGACTCAGATGGAGGTGAGTGGCACAGGTGGTGGCACCTGGTCTGGCCTGGGGTCCCTCTGCAGAGCAGAGCCTGGGGAGCTTTCCAGCAATACTTTTGGGGCCTTCAAAATGTGAAgtcattaaaacacacacatgtgaCATACCGTACAATTCTGTTTATATTAACACATCTAGAGTTGGTCGATCCATAGAGATGAAAAGTAAACTAGTGGTTGCTTGGGTCTGAAGGTGGGAGGATAGAGGGGTGATATCACGCTAAAGGTATTGGATTTCTTCTTGAGCTCAGAGGGTGTTTTGAAACTAGAGGTAATTGTACAACACTGAGAATGTAGTAAATGCcactaaattattcattttaaaatggttagtTTTACATTCTGTGGATTcacctcaaattttaaaaatggtgattAGTTAACACACACAAGtacatgtgagtgtgtgcacatacacgtacccccccccccagatgtCTAAGGGCCCCATTCAGTGCAGGGGCCCTAGTTTGAGACTTTTGGTGAAGTGTCTAGCTGGAGCACAGCAGATACTGAAGGGCTCTTGCCTGTGTCCCCTGCCCAGAGGAGACTGTAAGCATCCCCACCTCCAAGGCTGGAGCTGGGTCCTCCAGCGAGAGTTCTGAGTCTTCTGAGTTTGAATCAAGCTCCGAATCCTCCTCATCGTCCTCAGAGGATGAAGAGGAgctggagagaaggaaagaggaggaggaggaggaagaggaagaggcagcagCAGATGAAAGTATGGCTCCTGTGGCTCCTGACGAGGACTTTGAGGAGAATGTGGCCACGGGGGCACCTGTAACGGAGTCCTCGGTCATGGAAGAGGAAGTGGACATCGAGGCTGAGGATGAAGCTCCCGAGGAGAGGACCCCAGTGCCGGAAGAGCCCTCCTTGCCTGTGTGTGTTGAGGAGCTGGCTAGCTGCAAGGAGCCCCCCGAGGAGCCAGGCCTGAAGGAGGAAGGGGCCAAGCTGCTGTCTCCAGAACCCCCTGCTGGAGAGGTGGAGGCCCGACCCCTGCCTTCCCCAGAGTGCACCCCAGGTAATACCTGCAGCCCCCAGTGGGGCGGTGGGGATGGAGGAAGGATGTCCTGCCCAGGCTCCTTTGGGTTAATCTCTGAACCTTCCTGAGctccagcttcctcatctgtaatatgggatCAATGGCTAGTGTCTCCTCCATGGGGTCCTGTGGGAGGACAAAGTGAGGTGACACAGTgtgccagcatggagcctggcacatTAGCCAGAAAGTGCTAGTCCCTTAAGGGAACCACTGCTGTCACAGGTACTCAGTGCCAGTATTCCCCCCATGGTTTGGTCCTTGGCCCATTAGTCCCTATGGGATGCTCCCAAAAAAGTGGGGGATGGGAGAGCAGGCATGCATGGTCATTGTAGTGACAGGCAGGTGAGGGAGGCTCCGGGATGCTGGGCCAAGTAAGAGGGGCTGTGGGCACCACCACTTCTGTGGCACTACACAAAGTGTATTAAAAGCTCTAACATACCATCCAGTGGGACTTTGTACAGCGATAAAGATGCCCTCTGTCTGCCCTGGCCAGTACCATAGCTATTAGACACAGTGTTGCTaagagcacttgaaatgtggcaagTGCCACTGTGGAACTGAATTTGTAACATTATttaagtttaattaatttaaacttaaCATAACCATGTGTGGTTAGTTTGTACCTCTGATAAGTTTTTTAGCAAAAAAAACCTGTTGTATTTTGTTTAATTCTGTATTATTTGGCTATAGAACCACAGTCTTGAATATTGTTGTAGGCACTGACAATACAACAGTGGGCCAAACAGACAAAAATagctgccttcatggagcttacattctgggGCTGGGTGATAAATGACAGCAGATAagctaaaaaaatgtattatatgacAGTGAAGATAAATGCTAGGAGAAGGGCTCTGATAAGTCCTGCAGAAAAGGGACTTgttgaatttttacattttattttattttattattttatttaatttattttattcagtagcAGAGCTCATTTTCTTGATCCACAGGACATCACCATTCTAAGGACATAATGCCAAATGCTAGCTAGCAACCATGTCTCCTATGTCTTTCATTTATCCCACCTTCATTTTcaagcatctactgtgtgcctgACCCTGGGCTGGGCACAGAGAAGCCTTGAGTAGTATAGCTACTACTATACTAGTAGTATAGCTATAGGGGGACAGTCCCCGTACTCAAAGAACTCCAGGAGGCTCAGAGGACTATGAGGTCAGGTATTAAGCACATAGTAGGACAGCATAAATAAGGCACCAAGAGTTGTTTGAATGGAATAGTAACAGTCGGGTTTTTGCCTAACTCTTTGCAGAGGATGACCTGGAAGTGGAGCCCCCTCCGCTGCTCTCCTTACCCCTGCAGCCGCCACTACCACCCCCTCGACCACCCCGGCCGCCGAGCCCACCACCAGAGCCCGATACCCCAGACCCTGCACATCCACCTGCCCCTCTGGAGCCCCCTCCGGAGGAGCAGCCCCCGCGTACTCCCGGCCTCTGTGGCAGCCTGGCCAAATCACAGAGCACAGAGATGGTGCCAGCCACACCGAGTGGGGAGCCCCCACTGTCAGGGGGCAGCAGCGGTCTGTCCCTGAGTTCCCCACAGGTGCCTGGCAGCCCCTTCTCCTACCCATCCCAGTCCCCCAGCTTGAGCAGCGGGGGTCTCCCGAGGACACCTGGTCGGGACTTCAGCTTCACACCCACCTTCCCTGAGCCTGGTGGGCCCCTGCTCCTGCCTGTCTGTCCCCTCCCAGCTGGCCGACGTGATGAGCGGTCTGGCCCCCTGGCCTCCCCGGTGCTCCTGGAGAcaggcctgcctctccccctgcctttgcccctgcccctgcccctggccttgCCCGTACCTGTCCTGCGGGCCCAGACACGGGCCCCTGCCCAGCTGCCACCTCTGCTGCCAGCGCCGCtgaccccctgcccaccccccatcaAGAGGAAGCCGGGCAGGCCCCGGCGGTCCCCGCCGGCTGTGCTCTCCTTGGATGGGCCCTTGGTCCGGCCACCGGCGGGGGCTGCCCTTGGCAGGGacctcctcctcctgccaggTCAGCCTCAGACCCCTGTCTTTCCCAGTACCCATGACCCCCGGGCCGTAACCCTGGACTTCCGGAACGCGGGGATCCCAGCACCCCCACCACCTCTgcccccccagcctcctccacccccacctccaccccctgttGAGCCCACCAAGCTGCCCTTTAAGGAGCTAGAGAACCAGTGGCCCTCCGAGGCCATCCCTCCAGGCCCTCGCGGGCGTGACGAGGTCACCGAGGAGTTCATGGACCTGGCCAAGGTTCGGGGGCCCTGGCGCCGGCCGCCTAAGAAGCGCCACGAGGACCTGGTGGCCCCAGCCTCACCTGAACTCTCGCCACCACAACCCCTCTTCCGGCCCCGGTCCGAGTTTGAGGAGATGACCATTCTGTATGACATCTGGAACGGTGGCATCGACGAGGAGGACATCCGCTTCCTGTGTGTCACCTATGAGCGGCTGCTGCAGCAGGACAACGGCATGGACTGGCTCAATGACACCCTCTGGGTCTACCATCCCTATATCCTAGCTGACAGGGCGGGGTCCTCATCCCCCTCTCTGGGCCCGATCTCCCAGGACATCCGTGGAGGCACTAGCACAAATGCCCATCTCCTACCAAGCAGCATCTGTGCTGGCACCACACCAGACTCCATATGGAGTCCTCACTGGCACTTCTAGACACACCTTCTGTGTCAGGCTCATCTCAGCCCCAGAGTTAGCAGGTCTCAGGGCTGATTGTACAACATCCTGGCAGCAGAGACTGACAGGGCCCACTCTTCCTATTCCCCCTCATCACCTCATTTAATTTCCCAACAGCTCAGTGAGGTAGGGGGCCGTTATTCATATCTTAtatggaaactgagactcagggagGTTAAGCCACCTACCTGAAGTCCTACAGCTATGAAGTACCAGagctaagatttgaacccaggccagTCTGCCTTCAGAATCTGGGCTCTTAACCATGATGTTGCCCTGATAGTTGGTAATAACCACAGGCAGCACAATCAGGTTGGAGCAGTCATCACCCCCATTATGTCAAACTGATTTACTGAACACTTCCTCTGTTGCAGGAAGTCTGTAAGCACATGATCATGCAGAGAGGCATTGTTATCACCCCAGTTtactgatggggaaactgaggcaggaaatGGCTAAGAAACAGCCAGGGCCATGCAGCTAGGTACCCCTGGCAGAGTTTTGTCCATCAGAGCTGGCCAGTGGGCAGCCTCATGGAGGTGGCTTAGGTTCCAGGGGTGGGAAGAACCCCCTGGAGTTAGGCCTTAGGGTAGAGGCTGGGCCCAGTGGGACTGGTCTCTGGAAGGACTGGGAGGGGCTCTCTAAGAATGTCCATGTGGCCCTTAACCCACGCCCACCCACCAGCCTCTCTTCAGCTAAGAAAAAGAAACGGGATGATGGCATCCGTGAGCACGTGACGGGCTGTGCCCGCAGTGAGGGCTTCTATACCATCGACAAGAAGGACAAGCTCAGATACCTCAACAGCAGCCGCGCCAGCACCGACGAACCCCCAGCAGACACCCAGGTACTGCCATCAGGCACCTAGACAcaccggagccacccaggctgcagtGGCAGGGGGATTTCCTAGCTGGGGTGCCGGGCTATAGGAGGGGTTGTGGAATTGGGCTGGCACAGAGGGTGTTACCCCTCACCAGGCTGCTTAGGTTGGAAAAGAGGCGAGGATGGAAAGTGGGAGCCTCTGAGTTTTTCATCAGGGATGTGAGGATAGTGGAGTTGTGTTTCCAGAaagttcattctttcctttttagattcAGCAAATGTCTGTTGAGTGCTGGTGATTTTAGGCACTGTTCTGGGTCTACAGTAGGGAATGAAAGAAAATCCTTTACAGAACTTACCTTTTAGTAGGGAGGTAGGAAATAATCAAGTGAACATATAAACATGGCATTTCAAGTAGGAGAAGCAGGAAAGGAGGTCAGGGATTGGCGAGTCAGAGGGGTCAGAGACGGTGACAGTTCAGCCAGATCTGAACGGAGTAAAGAAATGAGCCACGCGGATAACTGGGAGAGGccacagaaaagtagaaaaaggcttcgataaaaacttaaaacagaagGGTGACTGGCTgtctcagttagtagagcatgcgactcttgagaTTGTGAGTTGGAGCCTcatgttggatgtggagcctacttaaaaagttaaaacaggAGAGGTACTCGCCAAGTCTGGAAATCATGCACAGAgtgaatagcatgtgcaaaggccctgaaatGGGAAGGATCTTGGGTGGcatgagaaagggaaggaaagtctAGCTGAagccagagacagagaacaggTCATCAGGGCCTGAAGGCTGTGGCGTTGAGGTTAGATTTGTGATCTGTGTGTGACAGTGAGCTGCATGGGTGTGGGTGACATGGTTCAACCCGTGGTTTCCAAAGCTGCCACTGGCTGCTTTGTGGAGAGTTGGCTGCAGGAGTCCTGAGGGGAGACTAGCATGGTTGCTGCAGTTCCCAGTCCAGACACTTAAGTAGGTTCGACTGGGTTTGCTGTGAGAAAAAAGTGTGtttgaaagactatttttttttttaagattttatttatttattcatgacagacacacacagagagaaaaagagagagagaggcagagacacaggcagagggagaagcaggcttcacgcagggagcccgacgtgggactcaatcccgggtctctaggatcacgccctggactgaaggcggccccaagccgctgggccaccagggctgccctgaaagaCTATTAGAAATAGTAGAATATTAGGAAGCCGAAAGGACAGAACTGGGGGCCAGATTGGCTGCAGGGGACAAAGGAATTGGCTGGGGCATTGCTGGGTCTGGCTGGATGCCCAGCACTGAGGTGGGAAGCTGGACTTTGGCGGTTTGTGGAACACCCAGGTAGTGGGGTTAGGCTGCTGGATTTCTGAGTGCAGTAGAGAACCTGGGAGGGGGCCTTCTGGTCATCAGGATGGAAGTGTTAAGGGAAGGTCACAGCAAAGACGAGCTCACCCAGGGAGAGGGcatgtggggaggagggcagaggacaaAGGTggcccagggaaggaaggggccGTGATGAGAGCCACAGGGGTCGGGGTGAATAGACACTCACCATCTTCTCTCCTGAAAGTGGAGGTACTTCAGATCTTCCAGCCGAGACAGGAAAGACAGCAAGTGTAAAGGGAAAGTTGTGTTGTTGTGTTTGCCTGGAGGATATTGAGGACATTCAGAGTCTGGCAGGAAGGACgagtgagggcagccccggtggcacagtggtttagcacagcctgcagcctggggtgtgatcccggagacccgggatcgagtcccacgtcaggctccctgcatggagcctacttctccctctgcctctctctctctctctctggaaaaaaaaaaaaaagaaaaaagaaggacaaGTGAAGAAGAGAGTTAACAAGTAGGGATGGGACAGGCGCGGACAAGCCCAGAGCAAGGAAGTTGGGAAGACAGGGTCGCCAAGGATGTGCTAGGGACACAGGTACCCCAGACCACGGCGAGTGGGCCAGCTTCCCCTGAGGCAGCCACAGCTCTCCTGATCCATCATTGTCCTTGGCAGGGCATGAGCATCCCCGCGCAGCCTCACGCCTCCACTCGGGCCGGCTCAGAGCGGCGTTCCGAGCAGCGCCGTCTGTTGTCCTCCTTCACTGGCAGCTGTGACAGTGACCTGCTCAAGTTCAACCAGCTCAAGGTAAGGCTAGACCCTGCCCAGGgtagcaggggtggggggcagcaggacAGAGATAGAGACCAGGGCTCTCAACTCTGAACTCCTTCCTTCCCATAGTTCCGGAAGAAGAAGCTCAAATTCTGCAAGAGCCACATTCACGACTGGGGCCTGTTCGCCATGGAGCCCATTGCAGCTGACGAGATGGTCATCGAATATGTGGGTCAGAACATCCGCCAGGTAGGCACTGCCTGGCCATCAGGGCGCAAGGGTGGGAGAAGGGGGGCCAGCCCAGACTGAGGCCTTTTCCTGGCCAGGTGATCGCGGACATGCGAGAGAAGCGTTATGAGGACGAGGGTATTGGCAGCAGCTACATGTTCCGGGTGGACCATGACACCATCATCGATGCCACCAAGTGCGGCAACTTTGCACGCTTCATTAACCACAGCTGCAATGTGAGTGCCTGTCAGGGGTCCACTGCCACTCCTACCTGTGCCTGAAGGACCCAGAAGCTTCTGGCACAGAATCAGTGTGGCCTCCCTCCCAAGCTCTGGTTGCCCAAGGGTGATGGGGGCGGGTAGGATGTTTTCTGTTCTGAAAAATGGGCACAGTGAGATAAAGTGCTCAAGAAGTAGTCTGCTCAGCTCACTGTTACAGAGTTCCTCCTCTGTGCTGGGCTCAACCCTCAGAGTGTTCGTTCTAGGGCAGTGCTGGCCAATTTCTACCACTTTGGGCAGTGGTAGAAATGCTCTGCGTCTGTGCCGTCCACTGACTCAATATTAGCTGCATGTGGGggtgagcacttgaaatgtggcttttaatttagtttaatttaaacataaatagtCACACGTGGCTAGTTAGTGATGGTGGTGGATGGCGCTGGTCCAGGGGCCAGGGAGTGTTGATAATGAGGACGATTCTCATGCTGAAGACAACCACGGGGAGCCTCAAACAGGGGGCAGGCAGCTAGTTCCAGAGCAAAGATGCCAAACTCTTGTTTTGAGTCGTGACATCGCTATGTGGCTAGTGTCCATAGGCTAGTTACATCATGTCTCAGCagctcagtttcctgatctgtaaaacaTGGATGGTAACGGTCTCTCCCTGTAGGTTGTTGAGAGAACCGGATGTGTTCCTGAGTGCAGGCCCTCTGAGTGCTGACACAGCTAGCTCTCACAACCATGGCTGCATCATCACTTGGGCCAGTGGGGACTTTGTCTTGCCTCTCCAATGGGATCTGAGGGTTAGGACAGAATCCCCCAGGTGGCAGTGAGTGGAGCATACATTCTGCTCAGTGAGGCCCTGGAGGAGAGAACAGCTAAATGGGCAGTAGAGATGGAGTATAGGGGGAAAGGGGGCAGGTAAGAGGATGAGGTTGGCAGGGTTAGGGTGGCCAGATCACTCAGCCTTGCAGGCAGAGCTGAGAAGTTTCTCTAAAAGTCAAGCAGGCTACTAGAAGGTTTTAAGTCATGGGACGACAGGATCTGCTGTTCCTTTGGAAAGATTTCCCTGGCCACTGGGTCAGGAGTAGGTTTTCTCAGTGCACCAAGAGGTAGTGGATGCGGCTAAGGCCCACCGAATGATGATAGGGGCCTGACTGGCAGTGGAGTGGGAGAGCAGTAGACAGAATCCTTAGGTCCTTTGGAGGTGGAACCCATTGGGTATGGCAGTGGGGCCAGATCCAGCCCTGGGAGAGGGAGGTGCGGGAGGCTGAGGCCTGGGTGGATGGTGGAGCCACTCCCTTGAGTTTAGGTTTGAGTTTACAGAGTCAAAAATGCCTCTGGAgctgccaaaggcagacatcaagCAGGTACTTGGATTTCTGGGTCTGGAGCAGGGTCTGGCAAACCTTTCCTTTAAAGAGCCCAATAGTCAATACTTTTGGCTTTGTGGCCCAGAGGATCTCTTAGCAACTACTCTGCCATTGTAACAAAAGCAGCTGTAGAtagtatgtaaatgaatgggtatGGCTGTGTGCCAGTAAAACTCTGCTTGCTGAAACAAGCAGCTAGCGCTGGAGTTGGCTAACCTCTTCTTTAGAGCTCAGAAGTGAGGTCTGGGCCACAAACTAACTGTGGGAGTCACCTGTAGTATAAATGGAAGTTGAAGCCCTGTGGaataatttattatcattattgtcatCATCTTTCTGATTTAGTATCAGAGGCGAGGAAGGGGTCCCTGTCACCCAGATGGAGCAGTCGAGGCTAGCATGGGTAGCCAGGaggcatgggggcgggggggtcatgCTGCAGATTAGTCAGGCCTCCAGTGGAGCCCAGTCAGGTTCAGGGGCCCTGTGGCCAAGGGCCCGGGTGGGTTGTCAGGTGAGTCATTGGCtcaccctcccctcctgcctcacccACAGCCCAACTGCTATGCCAAGGTGATCACAGTGGAGTCGCAGAAGAAGATTGTCATCTACTCGAAGCAGCACATCAACGTCAATGAGGAGATCACCTATGACTACAAGTTCCCTATCGAGGACGTCAAGATCCCCTGCCTGTGCGGCTCTGAGAACTGCCGGGGGACCCTCAACTAGGTCCTGCACTGGCGCCCCGCAAAAGGCTGCCCGGGGCCCAgccccacttcccacccccaTTTCAGGTGCTGCCCCCTACCCAGCGGCAACGTCAGGGCCTGGCGCCCCCAACACTACCCCCAGGACCCAGCGCAGCTCC
This genomic interval from Vulpes lagopus strain Blue_001 chromosome 14, ASM1834538v1, whole genome shotgun sequence contains the following:
- the SETD1B gene encoding histone-lysine N-methyltransferase SETD1B, with translation MENSHPPHHHHQQPPPQPGPSGERRNHHWRSYKLMIDPALKKGHHKLYRYDGQHFSLAMSSNRPVEIVEDPRVVGIWTKNKELELSVPKFKIDEFYVGPVPPKQVTFAKLNDNIRENFLRDMCKKYGEVEEVEILYNPKTKKHLGIAKVVFATVRGAKEAVQHLHSTSVMGNIIHVELDTKGETRMRFYELLVTGRYTPQTLPVGELDAVSPIVNETLQLSDALKRLKDGSLSAGCGSGSSSVTPNSGGTPFSQDTAYSSCRLDTPNSYGQGTPLTPRLGTPFSQDSSYSSRQPTPSYLFSQDPTVTFKTRRHESKFTDAYNRRHEHHYVHNSCAVTTVAGAPTAFRGSVDLPFGAVSSSGGNSGPPFKAQPQDSATFAHTPPPAQATPTSGVTFKSTFSPYQTPVPPFPPPPEEPTTTTTFGARDSGEFRRAPVPPPLPPTEPLTKEKPGTPPGPPPPDANSMELGGRPTFGWSPEPCDSPGTPTLESSPAGLEKPHDSLDSRIEMLLKEQRTKLPFLREQDSDTELQMEGSPISSSSSQLSPLAPFGTNSQPGFRGPTPPSSRPSSTGLEDISPTPLPDSDEDDELDLGSGPRPPPEPGPPDPSGLLGQTTEVALDLAGDRTPTSEKMDEGQQSSGEDMEISDDEMPSAPITSADCPKPMVVTPGAAAVAAPSVLAPTLPLPPPPGFPPLPPPPPPPPPQPGFPMPPPLPPPPPPPPPAHPAVTVPPPPLPAPPPGVPPPPILPPLPPFPPGLFPVMQVDMSHVLGGQWGGMPMSFQMQTQMLSRLMTGQGACPYPPFVAAAAAAASAGLQFVNLPPYRGPFSLSNSGPGRGQPWPPLPKFDPSVPPPGYVPRQEDPHKATVDGVLLVVLKELKAIMKRDLNRKMVEVVAFRAFDEWWDKKERMAKASLTPVKSGEHKDEDRPKPKDRIASCLLESWGKGEGLGYEGLGLGIGLRGAIRLPSFKVKRKEPPDTASAGDQKRLRPSTSVDEEDEESERERDRDMADAPCELTKRDPKGVGVRRRPARPLELDSGGEEDEKESLSVSSSSSASSSSGSSTTSPSSSASDKEERESTEEEEEGEEEEEEEEEEEEEEEGPRSQVSSSSTSSTSDKDDDDDDDEDSEDQDESENDDEDVALSEASEKEEVDSDGEETVSIPTSKAGAGSSSESSESSEFESSSESSSSSSEDEEELERRKEEEEEEEEEAAADESMAPVAPDEDFEENVATGAPVTESSVMEEEVDIEAEDEAPEERTPVPEEPSLPVCVEELASCKEPPEEPGLKEEGAKLLSPEPPAGEVEARPLPSPECTPEDDLEVEPPPLLSLPLQPPLPPPRPPRPPSPPPEPDTPDPAHPPAPLEPPPEEQPPRTPGLCGSLAKSQSTEMVPATPSGEPPLSGGSSGLSLSSPQVPGSPFSYPSQSPSLSSGGLPRTPGRDFSFTPTFPEPGGPLLLPVCPLPAGRRDERSGPLASPVLLETGLPLPLPLPLPLPLALPVPVLRAQTRAPAQLPPLLPAPLTPCPPPIKRKPGRPRRSPPAVLSLDGPLVRPPAGAALGRDLLLLPGQPQTPVFPSTHDPRAVTLDFRNAGIPAPPPPLPPQPPPPPPPPPVEPTKLPFKELENQWPSEAIPPGPRGRDEVTEEFMDLAKVRGPWRRPPKKRHEDLVAPASPELSPPQPLFRPRSEFEEMTILYDIWNGGIDEEDIRFLCVTYERLLQQDNGMDWLNDTLWVYHPSTSLSSAKKKKRDDGIREHVTGCARSEGFYTIDKKDKLRYLNSSRASTDEPPADTQGMSIPAQPHASTRAGSERRSEQRRLLSSFTGSCDSDLLKFNQLKFRKKKLKFCKSHIHDWGLFAMEPIAADEMVIEYVGQNIRQVIADMREKRYEDEGIGSSYMFRVDHDTIIDATKCGNFARFINHSCNPNCYAKVITVESQKKIVIYSKQHINVNEEITYDYKFPIEDVKIPCLCGSENCRGTLN